One genomic segment of Pseudomonas sp. RU47 includes these proteins:
- a CDS encoding glucose/quinate/shikimate family membrane-bound PQQ-dependent dehydrogenase: MSTESASSRGRLLPSLLGILLLLMGLAMLAGGVKLSMLGGSLYYLLAGIGIALSGILMLMRRRAALGLYAIVLFASTVWALWEVGLDWWQLVPRLALWFVLGFVMLLPWFRRPLLLDGPAPLGTGGLTVAVVLAGVTALASLFTHPGETFGELGRDTADTTSTAPAMPDGDWQAYGRTEFGDRYSPLKQITPANVGKLQEAWRIQTGDLPTADDPVELTNENTPLKANGMIYACTAHSKVLALDPDTGKELWRFDPQIKSPVGFKGFAHMTCRGVSYYDEAAYAKSENAASAVISEAGKAVAQACPRRLYLPTADARLIALNADTGKICEGFGNKGVVDLTQGIGPFTAGGYYSTSPAAITRDLVIMGGHVTDNESTNEPSGVIRAFDVRDGHLVWNWDSDKPDATEPLAPGETYSRNSANMWSLASVDEKLGMVYLPLGNQTPDQWGADRTPGAEKFSAGVVALDLATGKVRWNYQFTHHDLWDMDVGSQPTLLDMKTADGVKPALIAPTKQGSLYVLDRRDGTPIIPIKEIPVPQGAVKGDHTAPTQARSDLNLLAPELTEKAMWGASPFDQMLCRIQFKELRYEGQYTPPSEQGSLIYPGNVGVFNWGGVSVDPVRQMLFTSPNYMAFVSKMVPREQVAAGSKRESETAGVQPNTGAPYAVIMHPFMSPFGVPCQAPAWGYVAGIDLTTSKVVWKRKNGTSRDSSPIPIGFTLGVPSMGGSMVTAGGVGFLSGTLDQYLRAYDVNSGKELWKSRLPAGGQATPMTYTGKDGKQYVLLVVGGHGSLGTKMGDYVIAYKLPE; the protein is encoded by the coding sequence ATGAGCACCGAAAGTGCTTCGAGTCGGGGCCGTTTGCTACCGAGCCTGCTCGGCATTCTGCTTCTACTGATGGGCCTGGCCATGTTGGCCGGTGGGGTCAAGCTGAGCATGCTCGGCGGCTCGCTGTACTACCTGCTGGCCGGTATCGGCATTGCGCTGTCCGGCATTCTGATGCTGATGCGCCGTCGCGCGGCGCTGGGCCTGTACGCCATCGTTCTGTTCGCCAGCACCGTCTGGGCGCTGTGGGAAGTCGGTCTGGACTGGTGGCAACTGGTGCCACGTCTGGCCCTGTGGTTTGTCCTCGGCTTCGTGATGTTGCTGCCGTGGTTCCGTCGTCCGCTGCTGCTTGACGGCCCGGCGCCGCTGGGCACTGGCGGTCTGACCGTCGCCGTGGTGCTGGCCGGCGTTACCGCTCTGGCCAGCCTGTTCACCCACCCGGGCGAAACCTTCGGCGAGCTGGGCCGCGACACTGCGGACACCACCAGCACCGCGCCAGCCATGCCCGATGGCGACTGGCAGGCTTATGGCCGCACCGAGTTCGGTGACCGTTACTCGCCGCTGAAGCAGATCACCCCGGCCAACGTCGGCAAGCTGCAAGAAGCCTGGCGCATCCAGACCGGCGACCTGCCAACGGCGGATGACCCGGTCGAGTTGACCAACGAAAACACCCCGCTGAAAGCCAACGGCATGATCTATGCCTGCACCGCGCACAGCAAAGTGTTGGCTCTGGACCCGGACACCGGCAAAGAACTGTGGCGCTTCGACCCGCAGATCAAGAGCCCGGTCGGCTTCAAAGGCTTCGCCCACATGACCTGCCGTGGCGTGTCGTACTACGACGAAGCCGCTTATGCCAAGTCTGAAAACGCTGCCTCGGCGGTGATTTCCGAGGCTGGCAAAGCCGTTGCGCAGGCTTGCCCGCGTCGTCTGTACCTGCCAACCGCGGATGCCCGTCTGATCGCACTGAACGCCGACACTGGCAAAATCTGCGAAGGCTTCGGCAACAAAGGCGTGGTTGACCTGACCCAAGGCATCGGCCCGTTCACCGCTGGCGGCTACTACTCCACCTCGCCAGCGGCGATTACCCGTGATCTGGTGATCATGGGCGGTCACGTGACCGACAACGAATCGACCAACGAGCCATCGGGCGTGATCCGCGCCTTCGACGTGCGCGACGGTCACCTCGTATGGAACTGGGACAGCGACAAGCCAGACGCCACCGAGCCATTGGCACCGGGCGAAACCTACAGCCGCAACTCGGCCAACATGTGGTCGCTGGCCAGCGTCGACGAAAAACTCGGCATGGTCTACCTGCCACTGGGCAACCAGACCCCAGACCAGTGGGGCGCTGACCGCACCCCGGGCGCCGAGAAATTCAGCGCCGGCGTCGTAGCCCTCGACCTGGCTACCGGTAAAGTGCGCTGGAACTACCAGTTCACCCACCACGACCTGTGGGACATGGACGTTGGCAGCCAGCCAACCCTGCTCGACATGAAAACCGCCGACGGCGTGAAACCGGCGCTGATCGCCCCGACCAAACAGGGCAGCCTGTACGTCCTCGACCGTCGTGACGGCACGCCGATCATCCCGATCAAGGAAATCCCGGTACCACAAGGCGCCGTGAAAGGCGACCACACCGCACCGACCCAGGCCCGTTCGGACCTCAACCTGCTGGCCCCGGAACTCACCGAAAAAGCCATGTGGGGCGCGAGCCCGTTCGACCAGATGCTGTGCCGCATCCAGTTCAAGGAACTGCGTTATGAAGGCCAGTACACCCCGCCGTCGGAACAGGGCAGCCTGATCTACCCGGGTAACGTCGGCGTGTTCAACTGGGGCGGCGTCTCGGTCGATCCGGTTCGCCAAATGCTGTTCACCAGCCCGAACTACATGGCCTTCGTGTCGAAAATGGTGCCACGCGAGCAAGTCGCCGCCGGCAGCAAACGCGAAAGCGAAACCGCTGGCGTGCAACCGAACACCGGCGCGCCATACGCGGTGATCATGCACCCGTTCATGTCGCCATTCGGCGTACCGTGCCAGGCCCCGGCCTGGGGCTACGTCGCCGGTATCGACCTGACCACCAGCAAAGTCGTGTGGAAACGCAAGAACGGCACCAGCCGCGACAGCTCGCCAATCCCGATCGGCTTCACCTTGGGCGTCCCAAGCATGGGCGGCTCGATGGTGACTGCTGGCGGCGTCGGCTTCCTCAGCGGCACCCTCGACCAGTACCTGCGTGCGTACGACGTGAACAGCGGTAAAGAGCTGTGGAAATCGCGTCTGCCAGCAGGTGGCCAAGCGACTCCGATGACCTACACCGGCAAGGACGGCAAGCAATACGTGCTGCTGGTTGTCGGCGGTCACGGTTCGCTGGGCACCAAAATGGGTGACTACGTGATTGCGTACAAACTGCCGGAATAA
- a CDS encoding DUF6124 family protein translates to MKKPTPNPPETDDTSPYESPDSKKFHEAAERALDHYLKPNALTLRFHKPSTMFQVAPEQDSESLLVHACESLAQASLMTSDIAAYIDLPQRRTILAIQQIIMLAELAVNRVLDNHEISQSPPHS, encoded by the coding sequence ATGAAAAAGCCAACACCCAATCCGCCAGAAACCGACGACACCTCGCCCTACGAATCCCCCGATTCGAAGAAATTCCACGAAGCCGCAGAACGCGCCCTCGACCACTACCTCAAACCCAACGCGTTAACCCTGCGCTTCCACAAACCCAGCACCATGTTCCAGGTCGCCCCTGAACAGGACAGCGAAAGCCTGCTGGTCCACGCCTGCGAATCCCTGGCCCAGGCCAGCCTCATGACCAGCGACATCGCCGCCTACATCGACCTGCCGCAACGGCGCACGATTCTGGCGATCCAGCAAATCATCATGCTCGCCGAACTGGCCGTGAACCGCGTGCTGGATAACCACGAAATATCTCAATCTCCACCACACAGCTAA
- the lon gene encoding endopeptidase La, with the protein MSDQQEFPENPDDYTEAENIEHTSSGKGLALPGQNLPDKVYIIPIHNRPFFPAQVLPVIVNEEPWAETLELVSKSEHHSLALFFMDTPQEDPRHFDTGALPQYGTLVKVHHASRENGKLQFVAQGLSRVRIKTWLKHHRPPYLVEVEYPHQPTEPTDEVKAYGMALINAIKELLPLNPLYSEELKNYLNRFSPNDPSPLTDFAAALTSATGPELQAVLDCVPMLKRMEKVLPMLRKEVEVARLQKEISAEVNRKIGEHQREFFLKEQLKVIQQELGLTKDDRSADLEQFEQRLEGKVLPAQVQKRLEEEMNKLSILETGSPEYAVTRNYLDWATSVPWGVYGDDKLDLKHARKVLDKHHAGLDDIKDRILEFLAVGAYKGEISGSIVLLVGPPGVGKTSVGKSIAESLGRPFYRFSLGGMRDEAEIKGHRRTYIGAQPGKLVQALKDVEVMNPVIMLDEIDKMGQSYQGDPASALLETLDPEQNVEFLDHYLDLRMDLSKVLFVCTANTLDSIPGPLLDRMEVIRLSGYITEEKVAIAKRHLWPKLLEKAGVSKGSLSISDTALKALIDGYAREAGVRQLEKQMGKLVRKAVMKLIDEPKAVIKLGPKDLEASLGHPVFRNEQVLSGTGVITGLAWTSMGGATLPIEATRIHTLNRGFKLTGQLGDVMKESAEIAYSYVSSHLKQFGGDAKFFDEAFVHLHVPEGATPKDGPSAGVTMASALLSLARNQPPKKGVAMTGELTLTGHVLPIGGVREKVIAARRQKIFELILPEPNRGNFEELPDYLKEGITVHFAKKFSDVAKILF; encoded by the coding sequence ATGAGCGACCAGCAAGAATTCCCGGAAAACCCCGACGACTACACCGAAGCCGAAAACATCGAACACACCTCCTCCGGCAAAGGCCTCGCCCTGCCCGGCCAGAACCTGCCGGACAAGGTCTACATCATCCCGATCCACAATCGCCCGTTCTTCCCGGCCCAAGTCCTGCCGGTCATCGTCAATGAAGAACCCTGGGCCGAAACCCTCGAACTGGTCAGCAAATCCGAACACCATTCCCTGGCCCTGTTCTTCATGGACACCCCCCAGGAAGACCCGCGCCACTTCGACACCGGCGCCCTGCCGCAATACGGCACGCTGGTCAAAGTCCACCACGCCAGCCGCGAGAACGGCAAACTGCAATTCGTCGCCCAAGGCCTGAGCCGCGTGCGCATCAAGACCTGGCTGAAACACCACCGCCCACCGTATCTGGTCGAAGTCGAATACCCGCATCAGCCCACCGAGCCGACCGACGAGGTCAAGGCCTACGGCATGGCGCTGATCAACGCGATCAAGGAACTGCTGCCGCTCAACCCGCTGTACAGCGAAGAACTGAAAAACTATCTCAACCGCTTCAGCCCCAACGATCCGTCGCCGCTGACCGACTTCGCCGCCGCTCTGACCTCCGCCACCGGCCCCGAGCTGCAAGCCGTGCTCGACTGCGTGCCGATGCTCAAGCGCATGGAAAAAGTCCTGCCGATGCTGCGCAAGGAAGTCGAAGTCGCGCGCCTGCAAAAAGAAATTTCCGCCGAAGTTAACCGCAAGATCGGCGAGCATCAGCGCGAGTTCTTCCTCAAGGAACAACTCAAGGTCATCCAGCAGGAACTCGGCCTGACCAAGGACGACCGCAGCGCCGACCTTGAACAGTTCGAACAGCGTCTGGAAGGCAAAGTCCTGCCGGCGCAGGTGCAGAAACGCCTCGAAGAGGAAATGAACAAACTGTCGATCCTCGAGACCGGCTCGCCGGAGTACGCGGTCACCCGCAACTACCTCGACTGGGCGACCTCGGTGCCGTGGGGCGTCTACGGCGACGACAAACTCGACCTCAAGCACGCACGCAAAGTCCTCGACAAACACCACGCCGGCCTCGACGACATCAAGGATCGCATCCTCGAATTCCTCGCCGTCGGTGCCTATAAAGGCGAAATCAGCGGCTCCATCGTGCTGCTGGTCGGTCCGCCGGGCGTAGGTAAAACCAGCGTCGGCAAATCCATCGCCGAATCCCTCGGCCGGCCGTTCTACCGCTTCAGCCTCGGCGGCATGCGTGACGAAGCCGAGATCAAGGGCCACCGCCGCACCTACATCGGCGCGCAGCCAGGCAAACTGGTGCAAGCGTTGAAAGACGTTGAAGTGATGAACCCGGTGATCATGCTCGACGAGATCGACAAGATGGGCCAGAGCTACCAGGGCGACCCGGCCTCGGCGCTGCTGGAAACCCTCGACCCGGAACAGAACGTCGAATTCCTCGATCACTACCTCGACCTGCGTATGGACCTGTCGAAAGTCCTGTTCGTGTGCACCGCCAACACCCTCGATTCGATCCCCGGCCCGTTGCTGGACCGGATGGAAGTGATTCGCCTGTCGGGCTACATCACCGAAGAAAAAGTCGCCATCGCCAAGCGTCACCTGTGGCCGAAACTGCTGGAAAAGGCCGGTGTGTCGAAAGGCAGCCTGAGCATCAGCGACACCGCGCTCAAAGCCTTGATCGACGGTTACGCCCGTGAAGCCGGCGTGCGTCAGCTGGAAAAGCAAATGGGCAAACTGGTGCGCAAAGCGGTCATGAAGCTCATTGACGAGCCGAAAGCGGTGATCAAACTCGGGCCGAAAGACCTCGAAGCGTCACTGGGTCACCCGGTGTTCCGCAACGAGCAAGTGCTGTCCGGCACCGGCGTGATTACCGGGCTGGCGTGGACCAGCATGGGCGGCGCGACATTGCCGATCGAAGCGACGCGGATTCACACGCTCAACCGTGGCTTCAAACTCACCGGGCAACTGGGCGATGTGATGAAGGAATCAGCGGAGATCGCCTACAGCTACGTCAGCTCGCACCTGAAACAGTTCGGCGGTGACGCGAAGTTCTTCGACGAAGCCTTCGTCCATCTGCACGTGCCAGAAGGCGCGACACCGAAGGACGGCCCGAGCGCCGGCGTAACCATGGCCAGCGCCCTGCTCTCGCTTGCACGTAATCAACCGCCGAAAAAAGGTGTGGCGATGACCGGCGAACTGACCCTGACCGGCCATGTGCTGCCGATTGGCGGCGTGCGCGAGAAGGTGATTGCAGCGCGGCGGCAGAAGATTTTCGAGCTGATTTTGCCGGAGCCGAATCGGGGTAATTTTGAGGAACTGCCGGATTATCTGAAGGAAGGGATTACGGTGCACTTCGCGAAGAAGTTTTCCGATGTGGCGAAGATCCTGTTCTGA
- a CDS encoding protease inhibitor I42 family protein, producing MSPTRLFLPLALSLLAACATQPKHNVTVEKQSECPVRLTNGQNLIIMLPSNPTTGYRWAIQDSAGGVLRALSPEVYSNPEDAGVVGAAGLSTWRFQAFAPGTGRLRLTSQQPWAPEVLPVETFDCAISVN from the coding sequence ATGTCCCCCACTCGCCTGTTTCTCCCCCTCGCCCTCTCGTTGCTGGCCGCCTGCGCCACGCAACCGAAACACAACGTGACCGTGGAAAAACAAAGCGAATGCCCGGTGCGGCTCACCAACGGACAAAACCTCATCATCATGCTGCCAAGCAACCCGACCACGGGTTATCGCTGGGCCATTCAGGATTCCGCCGGCGGCGTGCTCCGCGCCCTCAGCCCAGAGGTCTACAGCAATCCGGAAGATGCCGGCGTGGTCGGCGCAGCGGGTTTGTCGACCTGGCGCTTCCAGGCCTTCGCCCCCGGCACCGGGCGCCTGCGCCTGACTTCGCAACAACCGTGGGCACCAGAAGTGTTGCCAGTGGAAACCTTTGACTGCGCCATTTCGGTGAATTGA
- a CDS encoding lysoplasmalogenase yields MGWLILALMGAVTFLYGVSTHAALLCLLVKPLPVLALLGWLHDAPPSDYRRWISLGLIFSLLGDVLLAWPGDLFVFGLGAFLVAHLAYLKAYLSDCKRLAILPLVLALGVGAVLLGLLISSGLGPLLVPVIVYGTAISAMLWRALARLGTDVPKRSALLAAGGALAFVFSDSVIGIDRFVAPFHAAPYVIILSYWLGQWGIAASAFSQTKRI; encoded by the coding sequence GTGGGCTGGCTGATTCTGGCGCTGATGGGCGCGGTGACGTTTCTCTACGGCGTCAGCACCCATGCAGCGTTGCTGTGCCTGCTGGTCAAACCGTTGCCGGTGCTGGCATTGCTTGGCTGGCTGCACGATGCGCCACCCAGCGACTATCGGCGCTGGATCAGTCTCGGTCTGATTTTCTCGTTGCTGGGTGATGTGTTGCTGGCCTGGCCGGGGGACCTGTTTGTATTTGGCCTCGGTGCGTTTCTGGTCGCGCATCTGGCTTATCTGAAGGCTTATCTGAGTGACTGCAAGCGTCTGGCGATTTTGCCGCTGGTACTTGCCCTCGGAGTGGGCGCGGTGCTGCTGGGTCTTCTGATTTCCAGCGGTCTTGGGCCATTGCTGGTGCCGGTGATTGTTTATGGCACGGCGATCAGCGCGATGCTCTGGCGCGCGCTGGCCCGTTTGGGCACCGATGTGCCGAAACGTTCGGCGCTATTGGCGGCGGGTGGTGCGCTGGCGTTTGTATTTTCGGACAGCGTGATCGGTATCGACCGTTTCGTCGCCCCTTTCCACGCGGCACCTTACGTCATCATCCTCAGCTACTGGCTGGGCCAGTGGGGCATCGCGGCCTCGGCGTTCTCCCAGACTAAACGGATCTGA
- the cmoA gene encoding carboxy-S-adenosyl-L-methionine synthase CmoA, with protein MSKEPDRIFAKPLAQVPDFAFNEDVVRVFPDMIKRSVPGYPTIVENLGVLAAQFAQPNSVLYDLGSSLGAVTQALRRHVRTDGCRVIAVDNSAAMVERCREYLNGQDSMFQELLPVEVIEGDILALDFQPASVVALNFTLQFIAPDQRTALLSRIRQSLLPGGALILSEKLRFNDAEEHALLTDLHVAFKRANGYSELEIAQKRSAIENVMKPDSLEEHRERLLAAGFSKVVPWFQCLNFASLIALP; from the coding sequence GTGAGCAAAGAACCCGATCGTATTTTCGCCAAGCCTTTGGCCCAGGTGCCTGACTTCGCCTTCAATGAAGACGTGGTGCGGGTGTTCCCGGACATGATCAAGCGCTCGGTGCCGGGTTACCCGACCATCGTCGAAAACCTCGGCGTGCTCGCGGCGCAGTTCGCCCAGCCGAACAGTGTGCTCTACGACCTCGGTTCATCGCTGGGCGCGGTCACTCAAGCGCTGCGCCGTCACGTGCGCACCGACGGTTGCCGGGTGATCGCTGTGGATAACTCGGCGGCGATGGTTGAGCGCTGCCGCGAATACCTCAACGGTCAGGACTCGATGTTCCAGGAGTTGCTGCCGGTGGAAGTGATCGAAGGCGACATTCTCGCCCTCGATTTCCAACCGGCTTCGGTGGTGGCGCTGAACTTCACCCTGCAATTCATCGCTCCCGATCAGCGCACCGCGTTGCTCTCACGCATCCGCCAATCGCTGCTACCGGGCGGCGCGCTGATTCTCTCGGAGAAGCTGCGCTTCAACGATGCCGAAGAACACGCGCTACTCACCGATCTGCACGTCGCCTTCAAACGCGCCAACGGCTACAGCGAACTGGAAATCGCCCAGAAGCGCAGCGCCATCGAAAACGTCATGAAGCCCGACAGCCTCGAAGAACACCGCGAACGCCTGTTGGCCGCCGGGTTCTCGAAAGTCGTGCCGTGGTTCCAGTGTCTTAACTTTGCCTCGTTGATTGCCTTGCCATGA
- the cmoB gene encoding tRNA 5-methoxyuridine(34)/uridine 5-oxyacetic acid(34) synthase CmoB has protein sequence MIDLSPLARRLAGTPLAEWANTLQAQLDKKMEKGHGDLERWQSALDALPKIQPSEIDLLNGLKLDTDCDDATRAQMRTALMGLSPWRKGPFDLFGVHVDTEWRSDWKWSRVAQHLDLKGKRILDVGCGNGYYMWRMLGAGANSVIGVDPNWLFFCQFQAVQRYLSEPNAWHLPFPFEDLPPNLEGFDTVFSMGVFYHRRSPIEHLLALKDCLVKGGELVLETLVVEGDKHQVLVPEDRYAQMRNVWFLPSVPALELWLRRAGFTDIRCVDVSTTTVEEQRGTEWMKYQSLSDFLDPDDHSKTIEGLPAPMRAVIVARK, from the coding sequence ATGATTGATCTGTCCCCCCTCGCCCGCCGTCTGGCCGGCACGCCACTGGCCGAATGGGCCAACACCCTGCAAGCGCAACTCGACAAGAAAATGGAGAAAGGTCACGGCGATCTGGAGCGCTGGCAAAGTGCGCTGGATGCCTTGCCGAAAATTCAGCCGAGCGAAATCGATCTGCTTAACGGCCTGAAACTCGACACCGATTGCGACGACGCAACCCGCGCGCAGATGCGTACTGCACTGATGGGTCTGTCGCCATGGCGCAAAGGGCCGTTCGATCTGTTTGGCGTGCACGTCGACACTGAATGGCGCTCGGACTGGAAATGGTCACGCGTCGCCCAGCATCTGGATCTGAAGGGCAAACGCATCCTCGATGTCGGTTGCGGCAATGGTTACTACATGTGGCGCATGCTCGGTGCCGGCGCGAACAGTGTGATCGGTGTTGACCCGAACTGGTTGTTCTTCTGCCAGTTCCAGGCGGTGCAACGTTATCTGTCAGAGCCGAATGCCTGGCACCTGCCATTCCCGTTCGAAGACTTGCCACCGAATCTGGAAGGTTTCGATACAGTATTTTCCATGGGCGTGTTCTACCACCGCCGTTCGCCGATCGAGCATTTGCTGGCGCTGAAGGATTGCCTGGTCAAGGGCGGCGAGCTGGTGCTGGAAACGCTGGTGGTTGAAGGCGACAAGCATCAGGTCCTGGTGCCGGAAGACCGTTATGCGCAGATGCGTAACGTGTGGTTCCTGCCGTCGGTGCCGGCGCTGGAATTGTGGCTTCGTCGTGCGGGGTTTACCGACATTCGTTGCGTTGATGTGAGCACAACAACGGTTGAAGAACAGCGCGGTACCGAGTGGATGAAGTATCAGTCGCTGAGCGACTTTCTTGATCCCGATGATCACAGCAAAACCATTGAAGGTTTGCCGGCGCCGATGCGGGCGGTGATTGTCGCTCGTAAATAA
- the tadA gene encoding tRNA adenosine(34) deaminase TadA, which yields MRQIRPAAIIDRSRDRDFMREALALAAQGAALGEVPVGAVLVQDGEIIGRGFNCPISASDPSAHAEMVAIRAAAQAVDNYRLPGSTLYVTLEPCSMCAGLIVHSRVARVVYGALEPKAGIVQSQGQFFTQGFLNHRVLYEGGVLAEECGAVLTEFFRARRAKSPSP from the coding sequence ATGCGCCAGATTCGCCCTGCCGCGATCATCGACCGCAGCCGTGATCGCGACTTCATGCGCGAAGCCCTGGCCCTCGCCGCACAAGGCGCAGCCCTCGGCGAAGTGCCGGTGGGTGCAGTGCTGGTGCAGGATGGCGAAATCATCGGGCGCGGCTTCAATTGCCCGATCAGTGCCAGTGACCCGAGTGCCCACGCGGAAATGGTCGCTATCCGCGCGGCCGCGCAAGCGGTGGATAACTATCGGCTGCCGGGCAGCACCCTGTATGTGACGCTGGAACCGTGCAGCATGTGCGCCGGTTTGATCGTGCATTCGCGGGTGGCGCGGGTGGTGTATGGGGCGCTGGAGCCGAAGGCGGGGATTGTGCAGAGTCAGGGGCAGTTTTTTACCCAGGGATTTTTGAATCACCGGGTGTTGTATGAAGGCGGGGTGTTGGCCGAAGAATGTGGCGCCGTGCTGACCGAGTTCTTCCGCGCCCGAAGAGCAAAAAGCCCCTCACCCTAA
- a CDS encoding multicopper oxidase family protein: MSFTRRQILGGLAGLVVVGVGAGGASRYWLGKMADAEAGHDYELIAAPLDVELVPGHKTEAWAFGPSAPGTELRVRQGEWLRVRFINHLPVATTIHWHGIRLPLEMDGVPYVSQLPVLPGEYFDYKFRVPDAGSYWYHPHVSSSEELGRGLVGPLIIEEREPTGFKYEKTLSLKNWHIDDEGNFVEFSIPREAARGGTAGRLSTINGVPTPVIELPAGQITRVRLLNLDNTLTYRINIPGVEAKIYALDGNPVEPRPLGKEYWLGPGMRICLAIKAPAAGEELSLRNGPVRLGTLRSVANNDAPNDWPKALPANPVAEPDLANAEKLNFNFEWVGSVSVDVDNGRPPSLWQINGKAWDITDKTCADRPIASLKLGQSYIFELKNMTQYQHPIHLHGMSFKVIASNRHKIIPYFTDTYLLGKNERAQVALVADNPGVWMFHCHVIDHMETGLMAAIEVK; this comes from the coding sequence ATGTCCTTTACCCGTCGCCAAATCCTCGGTGGCCTGGCCGGTCTTGTTGTCGTTGGTGTCGGAGCGGGGGGCGCGTCGCGTTATTGGCTCGGGAAAATGGCTGACGCTGAGGCTGGGCACGATTACGAGCTGATCGCCGCGCCACTGGACGTGGAGCTGGTGCCGGGGCACAAGACCGAGGCTTGGGCATTCGGCCCGTCGGCGCCGGGCACCGAGTTGCGCGTGCGTCAGGGTGAATGGCTGCGGGTGCGCTTCATCAACCATCTGCCGGTGGCGACGACCATTCACTGGCACGGCATTCGTCTGCCGCTGGAAATGGACGGCGTGCCGTACGTGTCGCAACTGCCGGTGTTGCCGGGCGAGTACTTCGATTACAAGTTCCGCGTACCGGATGCCGGCAGCTACTGGTATCACCCACACGTCAGCAGCAGCGAAGAACTCGGTCGCGGGCTGGTCGGGCCGCTGATCATCGAAGAGCGCGAGCCCACCGGTTTCAAGTACGAAAAGACCCTGAGCCTGAAGAACTGGCATATCGATGACGAAGGCAATTTCGTCGAATTCAGCATTCCTCGTGAAGCAGCGCGTGGCGGCACGGCGGGGCGCTTGTCGACGATCAACGGTGTGCCGACCCCGGTGATCGAACTGCCGGCCGGGCAGATCACGCGGGTGCGTTTGCTCAACCTCGACAACACGCTGACTTACCGCATCAACATTCCCGGCGTCGAAGCGAAGATTTATGCGCTGGACGGCAACCCGGTCGAACCGCGGCCATTGGGCAAGGAATACTGGCTCGGTCCGGGCATGCGTATTTGTCTGGCGATCAAGGCGCCGGCGGCGGGTGAAGAGCTGTCGCTGCGCAACGGGCCGGTACGTCTGGGCACGCTGCGTTCGGTGGCCAATAACGATGCGCCGAATGACTGGCCGAAAGCGCTGCCCGCCAACCCGGTAGCTGAGCCGGACCTGGCCAACGCCGAGAAACTCAACTTCAATTTCGAATGGGTCGGTTCGGTGTCGGTCGATGTCGACAACGGGCGGCCGCCGAGCCTGTGGCAAATCAACGGCAAGGCTTGGGACATCACCGACAAGACCTGCGCCGATCGACCGATCGCCAGCCTGAAACTGGGTCAGAGCTATATTTTCGAACTGAAGAACATGACTCAGTACCAGCACCCGATCCACCTGCACGGCATGAGTTTCAAAGTGATCGCGTCGAACCGGCACAAGATCATTCCGTACTTCACCGACACTTATCTACTGGGCAAGAATGAGCGCGCGCAAGTGGCGCTGGTGGCCGATAATCCAGGGGTGTGGATGTTCCATTGCCACGTGATCGACCACATGGAAACCGGCCTGATGGCCGCCATCGAGGTGAAGTGA
- a CDS encoding PTS transporter subunit EIIB: MFDQLQKAFWKALTPDLVADTPKAPAEPTGELSAAIVAALGGVDNLQSQQQLALTRVRVVLRDVSSMDQQALSAAGIAGVMPLEGGVVHLITGLRP; encoded by the coding sequence ATGTTCGATCAATTGCAGAAGGCATTCTGGAAAGCCCTGACACCGGATCTGGTCGCGGACACACCGAAAGCACCGGCCGAGCCGACTGGCGAGTTGAGCGCCGCTATCGTTGCGGCGCTGGGCGGAGTGGATAATCTTCAATCGCAGCAACAACTGGCGCTGACGCGGGTGCGGGTTGTTTTGCGTGATGTGTCGAGCATGGATCAACAGGCGTTGAGCGCCGCCGGTATTGCGGGCGTCATGCCCTTGGAGGGTGGTGTGGTGCATTTGATTACCGGGCTGCGACCGTAA